In the genome of Bacillota bacterium, the window GCCGCGGGCGCCACCTGGGTCTCGGTCCACCACGGCGGGGGCGTGGGCATCGGCTACGCGCTCCACGCGGGCATGGTGGTGGTCTGCGACGGGACGGAGGAGGCGGACGAACGGCTGCGCCGGGTGCTGACCACCGACCCGGGGCTGGGCGTGGTGCGCCACGCCGACGCCGGCTACGAGCGGGCGCTGGAGGTGGCGCGCGAGCGGGGCGTCCGGCTGCCCATGGAGGAGTGGCGGGCGCGCGCCCGGACGGCCGCGGAGGAGGAGCGGTGAGCCGCCCGTCCGCGGCTGCCGGGGGCGGGGGCGGCGGGGCGCCGTGATCGACCTGCTCATCCACGATGCGGCCGAGGTGGTGACGCTCTCCGCCGCCGCGGTGGCGGAGGAGGCGGGCGCGGCCGCCTCCGCGCTCCCCCGCCGGGGGCCGGGGCAGGGGGCTCTGGGCCGGGTGCGGCAGGGCTTCGTGGCCGTCCGGGGAGGCCGCATCCTGGGTGCCGGGCCGATGCGGAGCCTGCCCAGGGAGTGGCGGCGCGCGCGCGAGGAGGTGGACGCGCGTGGCCGGGCCGTGCTGCCCGGCTTCGTCGACCCGCACACGCACGTCGTCTATGCGGGCGACCGCATGGAGGAGTACGTGCTGCGGGTGGGGGGCGCTTCCTACGAGGAGCTGGCGCGGCGGGGCGGCGGCATCCTGGCCACGGTGGAGGCGACGCGCCGGGCGAGCGCGGACGAGCTGGCGGAGGCTGCACGGCCGCGTCTCGGGCGGATGCTGGCCGCCGGCACGACCACGGCCGAGGTGAAGTCCGGCTACGGCCTGCGCCTGGAGGACGAGCGGAAGATCCTGGAGACGGTCCGCCGCCTGGGCCGCGAGCAGCCGGTGGAGCTGGTGCCCACCTTCCTGGGCGCGCACGAGCTGCCGCCGGAGTGGCGGGGGCGGCCGGGCGGCGAGGAGGCCTACGCCGCCGAGGTGGCGGGGCCCATGCTGGAGGCGGTGGTCCGCGAGGGGCTGGCGCGCTCGGTGGACGTCTTCCTCGAGCGGGGCGTCTTCGGGCGCGCCTCGGCGCGCCGCGTGCTGGAGGCGGGGCGGGCGGCGGGGCTGCTCTTGCGGCTCCACGCCGACCAGCTGAGCGGCGAGATGGGCGGCGCCGAGCTGGCGGCGGAGCTGCGCGTGCGCGCCGCCGACCACCTGGAGCACGCCTCGCGGGCCGGCCTGGAGGCCATGGCGGCGGCCGGCGTGGCGGCGGTGCTGCTGCCGGGGGCGACGCTCCTTCTCGGCTCGCCGCCGGCGCCGGCGCGCGCCATGGTGGAGCTGGGCGTGCCCGTGGCGCTGGGCACCGACTCCAATCCCGGTTCGAGCCCGCTGGAGTCGCAGGCGGTAGCCATGGGCCTGGCCTGCGCCCTGCTCCGCCTGACGCCGGCCGAGGCGCTGGTGGCCGCCACGCTCAACGCCGCCTGGGTGCTGGGCCTGGAGGGGCGCCTGGGCTCGCTGGAGCCGGGAAAGCAGGCGGACCTCCTCCTCCTGGAAGAGCCTACCTATCTGGCCGTCCCCTACCGGTTGGGCTCCAACCTGGTCCGCGCCGTATGGAAGGCCGGGCGCCGCGTCGCCTGAGCCGGGCGGCCGCGGCGCCGGGCACCGGCGGGCGCGGCGCCGCGCGGGCGACCGCCCGCGCCCCGGCCCGCCGGCGGCCTCAGGGGTCGAAGAGGACGGAGAGGCTGGCCAGGCACGGGTCGGCGTTGCGCGGCGTCAGCGGCGGCAGCCCGAAACGCTCCTGGATGGCGCGCAGGATGGACGTGTGGTCGAAGAGGTCATGCGCCACGCGGCCCGGCCGCGGGAGGCGCGGCGAGGCCACGATGGCGGGCACGCGGAAGCCGAGGCCGAACTCGTCCAGCTGCGGCGGCGGCACGTGGTCCCAGAAACCCCCGGCCTCGTCGTAACTGAGGACGAAGAGCGAGCGGGGCCAGGCGGGCGAGCGGCCGAGCGCCGCCAGCAGCGAGCCGACGAAGCGCATGCCCAGGCGCGGGTCCAGGGGCGGGTACTCGTTGTCCAGGAGGCCCGGGGCGACGAAGGCGACGGCGGGCAGCCGGCCCGCCCGCGCCTCGGCGTAGTAGCGGTGGAGCGGCACGATGCGCGAGCGCATGACCGGGTCGGCCATGATGCGCGGGTAGAAGAAGAGCGGGCAGAAGTAGAGCTGCTGCAGGAGCCGCTCCACGACGGGCACCGCCTCCGCCGCGACGGGCCCGTTCCCCTCCTCCCCGAGGTGGCGCGCGGCGGCCCGGGCCAGGTCGCTCTCCGCGCCCAGCAGGCGCTCCAGGAAGCCCAGGCCCGCCCCCGAGACGTAGAAGCGCCAGGAGAGGCCGGCGCGCTCGAGCTGGTCGAAGAGCGTCTCGGCCTGGAAGCTGGCGGGTGCGAAGCGGGGCGGGTCGTCGCGCAGGCCCTCCGAGGTGCCGCTCACCCAGTAGAGGCGGT includes:
- the hutI gene encoding imidazolonepropionase — encoded protein: MIDLLIHDAAEVVTLSAAAVAEEAGAAASALPRRGPGQGALGRVRQGFVAVRGGRILGAGPMRSLPREWRRAREEVDARGRAVLPGFVDPHTHVVYAGDRMEEYVLRVGGASYEELARRGGGILATVEATRRASADELAEAARPRLGRMLAAGTTTAEVKSGYGLRLEDERKILETVRRLGREQPVELVPTFLGAHELPPEWRGRPGGEEAYAAEVAGPMLEAVVREGLARSVDVFLERGVFGRASARRVLEAGRAAGLLLRLHADQLSGEMGGAELAAELRVRAADHLEHASRAGLEAMAAAGVAAVLLPGATLLLGSPPAPARAMVELGVPVALGTDSNPGSSPLESQAVAMGLACALLRLTPAEALVAATLNAAWVLGLEGRLGSLEPGKQADLLLLEEPTYLAVPYRLGSNLVRAVWKAGRRVA